The segment AAACAGTTCTGTACCTCATACATGTATAGACACTGTATATTATTttccaatatactgtacattataaataTCTAATTATTAATTATGTTATTGGAGAATCAAGGAACTAAAACTACTCTCTATCATCTTTTTAGAATTTCCGAGTTTCCTTCTCTCAAAAAGAAACAATGCAATCATCATTTAAGAGCTTGGTGTTACTGCTGCTCAGTTCCCTGTTATGGAATAATAACCATGCCCAAACCACTGCtcctgccaccaccaccaccaccaccaccaccacagaggCTGGAAGCTCACCAGCAGAAACCACACCTACAACTAGAACAATTATAGATTATTCTACTACTGGAGCAGTCACCACTAACAGGACGGAAATAATGACCACTCTCTCGCCGACTAGTAATGACCAGTCCAATTCACATTCAACAGTTTCTATAGCCACCTCTGCAAATGTTTCTAACATCACAAGTCTCACAACAGACAACAGTACTACAGCAAGTAGCTCCGCTGTGACAACTATTACAAGTTTGGCAACAGATTCCACAACCACTGCCAATATCTCCACTGCGACTGCCACTGTGAGTTTTTCAACAGACAACTCCACTTCTACTGATGGCTCCGTTGCAACTACCACTGCAATTTTACCAAATGACAATAGAACTTCTGCAAATGGTTCCTCTCTAGCTACCACTGCAAGCTTAGCAACAGGCACTACAACGTCTGCAAATCTCTCCATTATAACTACCACAGCCAATGTGCCACATGAAAATATTACTACTACAAACATCTCCAGTACAGATAACACAACGCAAACAACCTATACAGCTATTACTTCAACCGAGAATACTACCATTACAACACAAGCTCCGACTATAAACACTGTCTCATCATCGGCCACCGATAGTGCAACACAGTTTACTACCGGAGGTGCATCAACAACAAACAGCAGTGGCTCAGGAGTAGCAGGAAATGACAAAGGTAATGTGATTTCTATATATAAAGCAGGTTGTTCTTTAGGTCAGGTGACAAGCTGTCTGTGCCAAATAACCAACCAGAGATTATGGGAGTACCCCTAGTCTGTGGGGTACATTTATAGTGTCATTACTAGACTTATTTGTTCATTCTTATCATTTTTTTAATTATGCAGAGTTTAGAAAATCTATATATTTGTTACAACAAATATATTGTGATTTAGAGGATTATATAATtaacttggggagagataaagtggagagataaaataccagtcaattagctcctaactgccaatgtaCAACCGGGGTGGTATCAGGATTCCGATagccgggatgccagctgtcaaaataccgacagcaacaTCCCGGTGATGAAAAAAAACGTGAGTTCTCAGTAAAGCTAATCCTAATCCCTAACCCCTCTCACCCCACCCCAtccccagcctatccctaaccttcctatgtggtgcctaacccaaactgcgcttcccacaacctaaacctaaccctccatcacCCGTTATCTAACCCTAAgcttccccgggggtgcctaaccctaacccccctccccgctgcctagcCCTAATTccacccccctgcaccctaaccctccccccctgcagcctaaccctccccttgcagCATAAACCTAACACAACCCCCAGTCCCGGAGCTTACTTCTCcggtggaactttatctctctccactttagctttctccaaggcttagtaaaccttCGAAAGCAGACAAgtggggatgttgctcatagcagacAAACCAAACCAattgtagctatcattttatagataaatgatagctaaaggctgattagttgctatgggcaacttctccaccttgtCCTttatagaaggtttgatacatctccccctagagCAATACAGGAGAGGAGTGTGCTGATATTGTGGGAGACAGTCCTGCCCACTATAGGGATGATGTAAGGATTGGCATAACTATAATGGGTGCCCACACTatctcctgggtccagggggcccacaccgaacTCATATTATTATACTGACCTTTCTGGAGTCCTGCATGGACCAgacataaatcactgggaaaatggcacagcagccattttcctggagatttgcgCACATGCAGTGGAAAGGTCTTCAGAAACAGGTGCCATGTTCCCGAAGACCTGCACATGCGGCATATACTCTGGAACAAAGcagtgctgccagagaggaggagtCCTGCACACAAGGTCCTCTTTTCTCTAAAGCTGCCATTGGATGTTGGCTAGGACAGAGGCAATGTCATGAGTAGATAGGAGTGATGGATGcaagcagaaagccacagactgtgTGTTAGATAGAAGGAGGGCACCTGAACAATAAAGAAGAGTAGTGTTGTGTAAGAGGTCTGTCACATTGACGTGGGAAAACTGTGGAGTCTAGCACACCTTGCAtccaaaatatttttttccctgGAATGTTTCTGCATTATGATCCCTGACCAGTGCTCAGGGCAAACATTTTGTCAGTGCTCTCAAACGCAAGTGGTATTGGAGTACTTGGATTTCTAAGTTCACCTGCCACCCCCACAAGCAGGGGCGTCATTGGGGTTGGTGACACCTGTTGTGCCACTGTAGTCTCCAAGAGAGCTtgacagggggcatggccttgtgtcACACCCCCATTTGTCATCACACTGGAGGCTTGCCAAGTACTTCGGGATCTGCTGGGTAGCCCCCAGCCTCTTTCAGAACAGTGTGGATGGAACGCCCCTCATCCATCACTGCTGCTCGCTATGCTCGGTGTCACCATCCAAGGGGATGACTTGTTCCAATGTATAGGACAACAGTCaacaggtcaacaccatatggtcaacatgccttATGTCAACTGGGTCAAAAGGTTGGCAGGTATAAGGCAGACTATGcgtaaggttgacaggtacaaaaggacgacatgacaatggtcaacacacatgtggtcaacacaagttttttgggggggtttacaggtttttaaacttttgcttaatttgccatccatgtggactatgattgggaatagtaacctgtggcatgcACAGCAGTAGGTGAATGAGCCACCTTGACTGAAGCTTGCTGAGAGAAGTGAGCCGGTGAGGTACATGTTTACACAAACTGTGGTCATATATTATGAAACATAGAAAATTATAcccaaaaaatgaaataaaaaacaaaacaaaaacttgtgttgaccatttttgcatcgatcattgtcatgttgacttCTTTATCCTGTTAAcgatttgtacctgttgaccttaaccACTGTCTATCTTGTACCTATGAATCTTTTgactatgtcaacctaatgcatgttgaccatatgcggTTGACCTGACTGTCTATGTAGTCACTATAGAACTTTATAGCACATTGGGGGTGACACGAAGATAGTAGAGCAGCTCTATTATattggtgtcaccccctcggatGGTTTCACTTGGTGCGGCCACTGACCCCCAGCAGGAGTATTGACTGATAATCctggaggagcctctgaatagtgcACAAATACATCGATTTGcagaactatggggtctattcatgtagcagtgaaaagagtggaga is part of the Pseudophryne corroboree isolate aPseCor3 chromosome 11, aPseCor3.hap2, whole genome shotgun sequence genome and harbors:
- the MUC15 gene encoding mucin-15; the encoded protein is MQSSFKSLVLLLLSSLLWNNNHAQTTAPATTTTTTTTTEAGSSPAETTPTTRTIIDYSTTGAVTTNRTEIMTTLSPTSNDQSNSHSTVSIATSANVSNITSLTTDNSTTASSSAVTTITSLATDSTTTANISTATATVSFSTDNSTSTDGSVATTTAILPNDNRTSANGSSLATTASLATGTTTSANLSIITTTANVPHENITTTNISSTDNTTQTTYTAITSTENTTITTQAPTINTVSSSATDSATQFTTGGASTTNSSGSGVAGNDKDVGSSTGVVLGAIIGSILGIALVCLVAYFLCGSKKSGPFSHRRLYEDIRNDPVLRLDNPVSPYDVSYGESSYYNPTVLEETPYNGNRTPEAIAMDDIRIRPH